The Arthrobacter burdickii genomic interval AGGGGCGTAATATTCCGGAGCAATTCGGTGTGGAGTTTCAACCCCTGCTGCCACGAAAGTCCTGCTGTCATGCGTGGAACAGTCAATAGGCGTGCGGATGTACGAGGACACCGAGGAGTGGGTGTTTACTTCGAGCACGATTGCGTGGTTATACTTCCAACAGCTTCATGAATTGTGACCGCCAAGCTCCGACTTGGTCACATACCAACCCCGCGCTCGGTGGGTGGTTCGGATGACGAAGCGGTCCGCATTCACCCCCTGGGGTACCTGGTGCGGGCAAGAGCTCGCGAAAGGACGCGGCCCCGTGCCGCCCGCCCATGACTGCTACCTCCTCCCTTGCTGATCCCCACTCCCAGGTTCCCCTGTCGGTGGTGAGCATTCACGACTACGAGGCACTGATGGCTCCACGTGAAGCGTTCGTGGACTTCCTCCTCAGACCGCATGTGGCTCCGAATCGCACGGAGGACGCCGGTCTGCCTGCGCTGGCAGTCTGAGGAATGCCACGCACAAGCGGCCTCCTTCTGGATACCGACGTCGTCGTGGAGTTGCGGAGCCCCCGCCCTTCTCCGGCTGTCGTCGATTTCCTCCAGCGGAGGAGACACTTCCGCATATTCGTCTCCGCTCTGACAATCGGAGAGCTGCACCTGGTCAGCCGGGAGAACCAGCAATACCAGTACGTCGGCGCCTGGGTGCAGGAGTTCGTTAACTCCTACAGCTCGAACATTCTTTCTGTCGACGCTGATATCGCGGCTGTCTGGGGTCCGATGCTGAGCGACGCCGAAGTGTCCGCAGTCGATTCCCTCATTGCTGCGACTGCCATTTCTAGGAGCCTCTCCATTGTGTCGGGGAATGTGGAGATCTACCGGAAATTCTCGGTGTCGGCCATCAATCCCTGGATTCCGGAAGCGCATTCCACCGCGGACGAGGCACCGCCGCTCCCGGGTTCCCGGACAGGATCGACGACGCAGCCTGTTTAGACCGATTCGACCTCAAGCCCTAACTACTTCTGCCGAAGGAGCATCTTCGATGAGTACCGGTGACGCTGGCTGTACGGCCACTTCCCAGATCCATGCAGGTTATGAACCGCAGGCCCCCTACCGGCCCGTGGCAGTTCCGATCTATCAGACCGCGGCATACGAATTCCCGGACTACGCGTCGGCCCGGCGCATGTTCGCGCTGAAGGAGCCGGGCTTCACCTACACGCGGACCGGCAACCCGACGGTCGCGGTGCTGGAGCAGCGGATCGCTGCGCTCGACGGCGGCGTGGCCGCGCTCGCGACGGCGACCGGGCAGGCGGCGGTCGCCGTCGCCCTGGTGTCGCTGGTCCGCGGAGGGCAGCACATCGTGGCGTCGTCGAAGCTGTACGGGGGGACGGTGGACCTGCTCACCGACACCTTCGACGATTTCGGGATCGAGGTCAGCTTCGCCGACCCGGCAGACCCTGGTGCCTGGCAGGCCGCCGTGCGCCCGACCACGCGGGCCTTCCTGACCGAGTCGATCGGCAATCCGCTGGCCACGCTGCAGGACCTGCCGGCGATCGCCGCGGTCGCCCATGCCGCAGGGGTGCCGCTGGTGGTGGACAACACCCTGGCGACCCCGGCCCTGTTCCGGCCCCTGGATCACGGGGCCGACATCGTGGTGTATTCGGCCACGAAGTTCCTCGGCGGGCACGGGAGCACCCTCGCAGGCGCCGTGGTCGACGGGGGGCGCTTCGACTTCTCCGCCTACCCGGACCGGTGGCCGCAGCTCACCCGGCCGAAGCGCCGGTACGGCGGGGAAATCCTGTGGGAACGCCACGGCCACGGCGCGTACCTGGCCCTCGCGCGCAGCAAGTACCTCCACGACCTGGGCCCCTCGCTCGCACCGGGCAGCGCCGCGCAGATCCTGCAGGGGCTGGAGACCCTGGACATCCGGGTCGCCCGGCACGCCCAGAACACCCGCGAGGTCATCCGGTTCCTGGCGGATCACCCGGCCGTCGCCGCGGTGCACCACCCCTCCGTTTCGGGCCACCCGCAGGCCGGACTCGCGGCCCGGGACTTCCCGCAGGGGGCCGGCAGTGTGTTCTCCTTCGACCTGGCCGCC includes:
- a CDS encoding PIN domain-containing protein; translation: MPRTSGLLLDTDVVVELRSPRPSPAVVDFLQRRRHFRIFVSALTIGELHLVSRENQQYQYVGAWVQEFVNSYSSNILSVDADIAAVWGPMLSDAEVSAVDSLIAATAISRSLSIVSGNVEIYRKFSVSAINPWIPEAHSTADEAPPLPGSRTGSTTQPV
- a CDS encoding O-acetylhomoserine aminocarboxypropyltransferase/cysteine synthase family protein, with protein sequence MSTGDAGCTATSQIHAGYEPQAPYRPVAVPIYQTAAYEFPDYASARRMFALKEPGFTYTRTGNPTVAVLEQRIAALDGGVAALATATGQAAVAVALVSLVRGGQHIVASSKLYGGTVDLLTDTFDDFGIEVSFADPADPGAWQAAVRPTTRAFLTESIGNPLATLQDLPAIAAVAHAAGVPLVVDNTLATPALFRPLDHGADIVVYSATKFLGGHGSTLAGAVVDGGRFDFSAYPDRWPQLTRPKRRYGGEILWERHGHGAYLALARSKYLHDLGPSLAPGSAAQILQGLETLDIRVARHAQNTREVIRFLADHPAVAAVHHPSVSGHPQAGLAARDFPQGAGSVFSFDLAAEPGQVGAFIDRLRLFKLVANVGDTRSLIAHPAAMTHCRLTPGQRAAAGIAETTIRLSVGLETAADLVADLDLALAPLVGTADLTATSPAAGAVVVHAGTGV